The following is a genomic window from Opitutus sp. GAS368.
GTGCCGGTCGCGAAGAAATAATCCGCCCGGTCAGGCGTCGAGCACGACGTCCCCCTTGGGCTGGGCGATGCAGGTGAGGCACGTCCGCGCCTCGGGCGGGCTGCCCGGCGGCTGGATGTAGGAAACCTCGCCCGATTGCATCGCGAGCACGCAGGTGCCGCAGTTGCCGGCGCGGCAACCCGAGGCGATGCCGATGCCCAGGTGCTCGGCGAGATCGAGCAGCGTCTCGTGCGTGCCGTCCCACGGCACCGCCGTGCCGGTCTTGCGGAAAGTGACCAGCGGGCGCGTGGCGGCCGGCGTCGCCGGCATGGCGGTGACGTGGCTGACGCGCTTCACGCTCAGTGGGCCGAACGCCTCGAAGTGCAGGTGCGTGTCGGGCACGCCCCATTGTTTGAGGCCGCCGGTCAGCTCCTCCATCATCGCGCCCGGGCCGCAGTAGTAGAAACGGAAATTATTGGAGGGCAGTTCCCGCTGGAGCAGTTCGAGTGTCACCCGGCCGGCCACCTGGTAATCCTCACCCAGCCGGTCGTCGGGGCCCGGCTGCGAGTAGCAGGTGCGCAGGTGGACCTGCGGGTTGGCGCGGGCGAAGGCGGCGAGTTCCGCCTTGAACAGATGCTCGCGCGAGCTGCGGACCCCGTGGAAGAACCAGATCGTGCGCCGGCTTTTCTGGTGCATGAGGGTGGCGAGCATGCTGAAGACCGGCGTGATGCCGATGCCGCAGCCGATCAGCACCACCGGTTCCGCGTCGGCGGGCTCGAGCGTGAAGTTGCCCAGGGGCGCGCGCAGGTCGAGGATGTCGCCCTCGCGGATCTGGTCGTGGAAAATGCCGGAGCACACGCCGGCAAGCGAGGTGCCCGCGCCGGCGGGGGCGCCGGCCCGCTTGATCGTGACGCGGTAATGCGGCTGGTGCGGATGGTCGCTCAGACTGTAGCAGCGGATGATCTGGCCGCCGGGGCGCGTGTCGGGCAGGCGGAAGGTGACATACTGGCCGGGCTTGAAGGCGGGCAACGGTTTCGCGTCGTGCGGCGTCAGGTAGAACGAGCAGACCGCGGCGCCTTCCGCCGTTTTGCGGCTGACGACAAATTTGCGAAATCCGTTCC
Proteins encoded in this region:
- a CDS encoding 2Fe-2S iron-sulfur cluster-binding protein, which produces MPWTYLGAALLLLVIGLLGLNLLSALRRMREDAARRALDLARFQEELAILREKHRKVTLEPLPWNGFRKFVVSRKTAEGAAVCSFYLTPHDAKPLPAFKPGQYVTFRLPDTRPGGQIIRCYSLSDHPHQPHYRVTIKRAGAPAGAGTSLAGVCSGIFHDQIREGDILDLRAPLGNFTLEPADAEPVVLIGCGIGITPVFSMLATLMHQKSRRTIWFFHGVRSSREHLFKAELAAFARANPQVHLRTCYSQPGPDDRLGEDYQVAGRVTLELLQRELPSNNFRFYYCGPGAMMEELTGGLKQWGVPDTHLHFEAFGPLSVKRVSHVTAMPATPAATRPLVTFRKTGTAVPWDGTHETLLDLAEHLGIGIASGCRAGNCGTCVLAMQSGEVSYIQPPGSPPEARTCLTCIAQPKGDVVLDA